The genomic interval CAAAATTGAAATGATGCAAATAGGTGTACAAATACCTCTAATTGAGCAGATTTGAAGAAGATTTGGTTAAATAAGTGCATTTCTGCGCCTAGATGAAGCTGCTGCAGGCGCTGCCGCTAAAGTCTTCGCATGACAGGGGAACATCTCCGTTTTCAAATGAAAGGACCTCAAATTCCACTGTATAGTGGAGCTTGAGGTCCTTTTTCTCGAAGAAAATAAGTTCTAAGCAGTGCTCAAAAAATCGCAAAATGACTTTTGAGACAGCCCCTTTTGTAGTTACTCTGTAGTTCAACTATATTTTCCATACCTGCAGTTAATCAACGGTTAATAATTGCTCGATAAAACCGCCAATTTCCAGCTTTCTGTCCACAAAATGAATTTCCAAAATCCAATCGCGAGGCTTACCATTCGAATCCGGATCTCTCATTGGAATATGATTACCTTGATGAATATAGTTTTCAACGGATTCTCCCTGTATTACTTCATGAGGGAATTCACCTATAAGGTGACCTGCATGCGGACCTCCAAACTCCCATCCGTATTTTAAAGCTAGATGACTCACATAGGTATAAAGTTCACTACCTGTAATCGCAGATTGAGACTGAAAATAGGCCTTCCCTTCATCCCAGGCCTCAACAATATCATTTTTCAGTTTTATTTTTGCAGGATCATCTCCTAGGATGAAAGTTCTTCCGAAATCAGCTTCCCAATCTTCAAAAATTGGGCCGAAATCCAGAAATATAATATCATCTTTGGAAACAATCAGATCAGGCGGGTTTTCTCTATATGGGAACAACGTGTTTTTGCCAGCTCGCACGATTCGTTTATGCCAATATTTCTTAATACCAAACATCTGGAATGCCAATTGATAGATTTCACGATTTATTTGCTTTTCAGTCACATCAGGACGAATAATTCCTTGATCTTCGATCGCCTTGAATAGTTGTTCCGCCTTGCTTTCAGCCTCTCTTAGCGACGCATGCCGTATACTAATAGATAGATCCATTTCTCATTCTCCTCTCTATTCTATAAACCTCCTGAAGAAAGAGTACTTACCATATCTTCTCAAAATAATTCTAGCGTTTTATTGCATCAATTCCAAATGAAATTAGAATCAAGCATTCAAATCGTAAACAACTTAAAAAATAGTCGGTACCATTCCCCCATCCATACGAATTGGAGAACCTTTAAATGCGGATGCATAAGGACTGCATACAAATGCAGCTAATCTACCTATTTCAATAGGCTTGATAAATCGCTGTATTTCAGATTGAGGCAGGTTTGTAGTCATAAAATTTTTCTCTTTTTCTGAAAAACTCATATCTTCATTTGAGTATATGCCCTCAATGATTTGATGCACATTTTCAGAGAGAGTTGGTCCTGGCAGGATCGTATTGACTGTAACTTCTGTTCCAACTGTTAATTTGGATAAGCTTTTGGACAATGATAATAGCATTGATTTTGTCATACAATACTGAGGCATTTGTCCTGAAGGCATTATTGCTTCTTCACTCGCAATAAAGATAATGCGGCCATAATCATTTTTCAACATTTTAGGTAAATAATATTTAGATAATCCATTTGCCGCAAGTACGTTCGTGCGGAAGTATTTTTCCCATATCTCATCGTCAACATCTTCATATTTCATCATTTCATAGATGCCCATACTATTTACTAATATATCAATATTGGGGTATTTTTCGAATAAAGCTTCTCTTTGTGAAATATCCACAATATCGGCTGTAGCATTTTGAGGTGAGGTAGCCGGGAAATCTGATTTGATTTCATTTACAGTTCGTTCCACCTCTTCGTAATTTCGACCATTAATGAGTA from Paenibacillus sp. FSL K6-3182 carries:
- a CDS encoding M24 family metallopeptidase; this translates as MDLSISIRHASLREAESKAEQLFKAIEDQGIIRPDVTEKQINREIYQLAFQMFGIKKYWHKRIVRAGKNTLFPYRENPPDLIVSKDDIIFLDFGPIFEDWEADFGRTFILGDDPAKIKLKNDIVEAWDEGKAYFQSQSAITGSELYTYVSHLALKYGWEFGGPHAGHLIGEFPHEVIQGESVENYIHQGNHIPMRDPDSNGKPRDWILEIHFVDRKLEIGGFIEQLLTVD
- a CDS encoding SDR family oxidoreductase, which codes for MDMGLKNKTALVTGSTKGIGKAIAIELAKEGVHVLINGRNYEEVERTVNEIKSDFPATSPQNATADIVDISQREALFEKYPNIDILVNSMGIYEMMKYEDVDDEIWEKYFRTNVLAANGLSKYYLPKMLKNDYGRIIFIASEEAIMPSGQMPQYCMTKSMLLSLSKSLSKLTVGTEVTVNTILPGPTLSENVHQIIEGIYSNEDMSFSEKEKNFMTTNLPQSEIQRFIKPIEIGRLAAFVCSPYASAFKGSPIRMDGGMVPTIF